The following coding sequences lie in one Vibrio algicola genomic window:
- a CDS encoding glutathione S-transferase, translating to MMFDKHSPLPVLYSLRNCPFAMRARMAIYRSQLPVLLRDIVLKDKPAEMLMASPKGTVPVLITSDGMVIDESIEVMLWALSQNDPADLLLREDENQFDEMRRLIHQFDSEFKPCLEAYRAAKRYHEPNLTECRAACEQHIAQLEQGLSKHTFLLAERESLADLALLPFIRQFARVERQWYLQSPYPKLRQWLDRYLQSKMFSKVMTKHELWLLNRQDVVLNPSNSI from the coding sequence ATGATGTTCGATAAACACAGTCCGTTGCCCGTGTTGTATTCACTGCGAAATTGTCCGTTCGCGATGCGGGCTAGAATGGCGATTTATCGCTCACAACTGCCAGTACTATTGCGTGATATTGTATTAAAAGATAAACCAGCGGAAATGTTAATGGCTTCGCCTAAAGGGACGGTGCCCGTTTTGATTACCAGTGATGGTATGGTCATTGACGAAAGCATCGAAGTGATGTTGTGGGCATTAAGTCAAAATGATCCGGCGGATTTATTATTGCGTGAGGATGAAAACCAGTTTGATGAGATGCGCAGACTCATTCATCAATTTGATAGCGAGTTCAAACCGTGCCTTGAAGCTTACCGAGCCGCTAAACGCTACCATGAGCCTAACTTAACTGAATGCCGTGCAGCTTGCGAACAGCACATCGCCCAGTTAGAACAAGGTTTATCCAAACATACCTTCTTATTAGCCGAGCGAGAAAGCCTTGCAGACTTAGCATTGCTGCCATTTATTCGCCAGTTTGCTCGCGTAGAACGGCAATGGTATTTGCAATCACCCTATCCTAAATTACGCCAATGGTTAGACCGATACTTACAAAGTAAAATGTTCAGTAAAGTGATGACAAAGCATGAACTTTGGTTGTTGAATCGACAAGATGTTGTATTAAACCCGTCTAATTCCATTTAA
- the aroG gene encoding 3-deoxy-7-phosphoheptulonate synthase AroG, which yields MYQIDDVRIKNVKELLPPVAVLEKFPATETASTTTFESRAAIHNILQDEDDRLLVVIGPCSIHDTEAALEYGKRLAVLREEFKGNLEIVMRVYFEKPRTTVGWKGLINDPYLDDTYQLNDGVRIGRKLLLDLTDAGMPTASEFLDMITPQYMGDLISWGAIGARTTESQVHRELASGLSCPVGFKNGTDGNIKIATDACSSAGASHHFLSVTKYGHSAIIETAGNPDCHIILRGGKEPNYSAAHVAAVKAELAGQGLRQKVMIDFSHANSSKQFQRQMVVAEDVCSQLAAGENAIFGVMIESHINEGRQDLVDGKVENYGQSITDACIGWDDTETVLRQLAEAVAARRLAK from the coding sequence ATGTACCAGATTGATGATGTAAGAATTAAAAACGTAAAAGAACTTTTGCCACCGGTAGCGGTTCTTGAAAAATTCCCTGCCACAGAAACGGCGAGCACCACGACATTTGAATCACGCGCCGCTATCCACAATATTCTGCAAGACGAGGATGACCGTCTGCTGGTGGTGATTGGTCCTTGTTCTATCCATGATACTGAAGCGGCTTTAGAATATGGCAAACGTCTGGCGGTATTGCGTGAAGAGTTTAAAGGCAATCTTGAAATCGTAATGCGAGTGTACTTTGAAAAGCCACGCACCACAGTCGGTTGGAAAGGGCTTATCAACGACCCATATCTTGATGATACTTATCAGCTTAATGATGGCGTGCGCATTGGTCGTAAATTGTTATTAGATCTAACCGATGCTGGCATGCCAACCGCCAGTGAATTCTTAGATATGATCACGCCGCAGTACATGGGTGATTTGATCAGTTGGGGCGCAATTGGTGCGCGTACGACGGAATCTCAAGTCCACCGTGAACTTGCCTCTGGTCTTTCTTGCCCCGTTGGTTTTAAAAATGGGACCGATGGCAATATCAAAATCGCCACCGATGCGTGCAGCTCTGCCGGTGCCTCGCATCACTTTTTATCGGTAACCAAATACGGCCATTCAGCCATTATAGAAACTGCCGGAAATCCAGATTGTCATATCATCCTACGCGGTGGTAAAGAGCCAAACTACAGCGCTGCCCATGTTGCGGCGGTCAAAGCCGAATTAGCGGGTCAAGGTTTACGCCAAAAAGTGATGATCGATTTTAGCCACGCGAATAGCTCTAAGCAATTTCAGCGTCAAATGGTGGTGGCGGAAGATGTTTGTTCGCAATTAGCCGCAGGTGAAAACGCTATTTTTGGCGTGATGATTGAAAGCCACATCAATGAAGGTCGTCAAGATCTGGTGGATGGGAAAGTAGAAAACTACGGCCAAAGTATTACCGATGCTTGTATTGGTTGGGATGACACCGAAACCGTATTGCGCCAATTAGCGGAAGCTGTTGCAGCGCGCCGTTTGGCCAAATGA
- the cspE gene encoding transcription antiterminator/RNA stability regulator CspE, whose amino-acid sequence MSKTTGIVKWFNEEKGFGFITQDNGGADVFVHFRAIASEGFKTLAEGQKVSFEVEQGQKGLQAANVVTA is encoded by the coding sequence ATGTCTAAAACAACTGGTATCGTTAAATGGTTTAACGAAGAGAAAGGTTTCGGCTTCATTACTCAAGACAACGGCGGCGCTGATGTATTCGTACATTTCCGTGCAATCGCTTCTGAGGGTTTCAAAACTCTTGCTGAAGGCCAAAAAGTGTCTTTTGAAGTAGAACAAGGCCAGAAAGGTCTTCAAGCTGCGAACGTTGTTACTGCTTAA